A portion of the Jaculus jaculus isolate mJacJac1 chromosome 5, mJacJac1.mat.Y.cur, whole genome shotgun sequence genome contains these proteins:
- the LOC101606784 gene encoding 60S ribosomal protein L27-like, whose protein sequence is MGKFMKPGKVVLVLAGHYYGLKAVIMKSVDDGSSDCPYSHALVAGIDHYPRKVTAAMGKKKTAKRSKIKSFVKVYNYNHLIPTRYSVDIPLDKTVVNKDVFRDPALKCKARREAKVKFEERYKMGKNKWFFQNLVLDVSRIPVKNKTHAPSPSLAGAHMSG, encoded by the exons ATGGGAAAGTTCATGAAACCCGGGAAAGTGGTGCTGGTCCTGGCTGGCCACTACTATGGACTCAAAGCCGTCATCATGAAAAGTGTTGATGATGGCAGCTCCGACTGTCCCTACAGCCATGCTCTGGTGGCTGGAATTGACCACTATCCACGCAAAGTGACAGCTGCCATGGGCAAGAAGAAAACTGCCAAAAGGTCAAAGATCAAGTCTTTTGTGAAGGTTTATAATTATAATCACCTCATACCCACAAGATACTCTGTGGATATCCCCTTGGACAAAACTGTTGTCAACAAAGATGTCTTCAGAGACCCAGCTCTGAAATGTAAGGCCAGAAGGGAGGCCAAGGTCAAGTTTGAGGAGAGATACAAGATGGGCAAGAACAAGTGGTTCTTCCAGAATTTGgttttagatgtgt CAAGGATACCTGTCAAAAATAAGACCCATGCTCCCTCGCCATCATTGGCTGGTGCCCATATGTCAGGATAA